In Kitasatospora sp. NA04385, a single genomic region encodes these proteins:
- a CDS encoding DJ-1/PfpI family protein, protein MAAKILIITGDAAESLEVFYPYQRLLEEGYQVDIAAPTKKTLQFVVHDFVPGYDTYTEKAGYSWPADLAFADVDPAQYAALVLPGGRAPEYLRNDPEVQRIVAAFVEDDKPLAQICHGPLITLRTGSLAGRRTAAYPALEPDVAAGGADFVDGDAVVDGVVVSARAWPDHPSWMRAFVKLLREKAPVE, encoded by the coding sequence ATGGCAGCGAAGATCCTGATCATCACCGGCGACGCGGCGGAGTCACTGGAGGTGTTCTACCCGTACCAGCGGCTGCTGGAGGAGGGCTACCAGGTCGACATCGCCGCGCCGACCAAGAAGACCCTGCAGTTCGTGGTGCACGACTTCGTCCCGGGCTACGACACGTACACCGAGAAGGCCGGCTACTCCTGGCCCGCCGACCTGGCGTTCGCGGACGTCGACCCGGCGCAGTACGCGGCGCTGGTGCTGCCCGGCGGCCGGGCGCCCGAGTACCTGCGCAACGACCCGGAGGTGCAGCGGATCGTCGCCGCGTTCGTCGAGGACGACAAGCCGCTCGCGCAGATCTGCCACGGCCCGCTGATCACCCTGCGGACGGGCTCGCTGGCCGGGCGCCGCACCGCCGCGTACCCGGCGCTGGAGCCGGACGTGGCGGCGGGCGGGGCGGACTTCGTGGACGGCGACGCGGTGGTGGACGGCGTCGTGGTCTCCGCCCGGGCCTGGCCGGACCACCCGTCCTGGATGCGGGCGTTCGTCAAGCTGCTGCGCGAGAAGGCCCCGGTCGAGTAA
- a CDS encoding TIGR03086 family metal-binding protein: protein MAAHLGGPALLALHARALEHFGDLVRAVPADGWRAPTPCADWTVRQLVGHLASEQLWVPELLAGATVAEVGDRFDGDVLGDDPAAAWTAAADAARAAFAGPGALERTVQLSYGARRADGYAREMTVDAIVHAWDLARGIGADATIDPAAAEFALAELTPQAGALASSGLFAEPVPVPADADAATRLLGLVGRDPARPPGR, encoded by the coding sequence ATGGCAGCACACCTCGGAGGCCCGGCCCTGCTCGCGCTGCACGCCCGGGCGCTGGAGCACTTCGGCGACCTGGTCCGCGCCGTCCCCGCCGACGGCTGGCGGGCGCCCACCCCGTGCGCGGACTGGACGGTGCGGCAGCTGGTCGGCCACCTGGCCTCCGAGCAGCTCTGGGTGCCCGAACTGCTCGCCGGGGCCACCGTCGCCGAGGTCGGCGACCGCTTCGACGGCGACGTGCTCGGCGACGACCCGGCCGCCGCCTGGACGGCCGCCGCCGACGCGGCCCGGGCCGCGTTCGCCGGGCCGGGCGCCCTGGAGCGCACCGTGCAGCTGTCGTACGGCGCGCGGCGGGCCGACGGCTACGCCCGGGAGATGACGGTCGACGCGATCGTGCACGCCTGGGACCTCGCCCGGGGGATCGGCGCCGACGCCACGATCGATCCGGCCGCCGCCGAGTTCGCGCTCGCCGAACTCACCCCGCAGGCCGGGGCGTTGGCCTCCTCCGGGCTGTTCGCCGAGCCGGTCCCCGTCCCGGCGGACGCGGACGCCGCGACCCGGCTGCTGGGCCTGGTCGGCCGCGACCCCGCCCGCCCGCCGGGGCGCTAG
- a CDS encoding TetR/AcrR family transcriptional regulator — MPDQIVVSEFLAAQRPRRADAARNFDALLAAARAAFAEHGAEASLEDIARRAGVGIGTLYRNFPTRRHLFEAVYAAEVDDLGRVAEQVADLPPWEALNAWLRRFVDYATTKRAIREALAGEESDIFQACLQSMYSGGTPLLERAQRAGEARPDMSIEDLLRMVSGITSVAFPDEGRRDHVLAIALDGVRARP; from the coding sequence GTGCCGGATCAGATCGTCGTGAGCGAGTTCCTCGCCGCCCAGCGCCCGCGCCGCGCGGACGCCGCCCGCAACTTCGACGCGCTGCTCGCCGCCGCCCGCGCGGCCTTCGCCGAGCACGGCGCCGAAGCCTCCCTGGAGGACATCGCCCGGCGGGCGGGCGTCGGCATCGGCACCCTCTACCGCAACTTCCCTACCCGCCGGCACCTGTTCGAGGCGGTGTACGCCGCCGAGGTCGACGACCTCGGCCGGGTCGCCGAGCAGGTCGCCGACCTGCCGCCGTGGGAGGCGCTGAACGCCTGGCTGCGCCGGTTCGTCGACTACGCGACGACCAAGCGGGCGATCCGCGAGGCGCTGGCCGGCGAGGAGTCGGACATATTCCAGGCCTGCCTGCAGTCGATGTACTCCGGCGGCACCCCCCTGCTGGAGCGCGCCCAGCGGGCCGGGGAGGCCCGCCCCGACATGAGCATCGAGGACCTGCTGCGGATGGTCTCCGGCATCACCTCGGTGGCCTTCCCCGACGAGGGCCGGCGCGACCACGTCCTGGCCATCGCCCTGGACGGGGTCCGGGCCCGCCCCTGA